The Scophthalmus maximus strain ysfricsl-2021 chromosome 7, ASM2237912v1, whole genome shotgun sequence genome includes a window with the following:
- the fam174b gene encoding membrane protein FAM174B, with translation MVKYNLALTFLAAALWRVGGEPQTLSSPATHFNATSPSITSGHALANITDAAVGSRMSSLMTHLPALKNIVIFICVLTAVLITCLVIRVVRSGRRIRKTRKYDIITTPAERVEMAPLNEENDDEDDSTLFDIKYR, from the exons ATGGTGAAATACAACCTGGCGTTAACTTTTCTCGCCGCGGCTCTTTGGCGGGTCGGCGGCGAGCCGCAGACTCTCTCTTCTCCCGCGACTCACTTCAACGCGACATCGCCATCCATCACCAGCGGGCACGCGCTCGCCAACATCACAGACGCCGCCGTGGGATCGCGGATGTCCTCCCTGATGACGCATCTCCCCGCTCTGAAAAACATCGTCATCTTCATCTGCGTGCTGACGGCCGTCCTCATCACGTGCCTGGTCATCAGAGTGGTCAG ATCTGGGAGACGAATCAGAAAAACACGAAAATATGATATCATAACCACGCCGGCGGAGCGCGTTGAGATGGCCCCGCTAAACGAGGAGAATGACGACGAGGACGACTCGACACTCTTTGATATCAAATACAG GTGA